The genomic region ATACCCCGAATTTCAAAGAAAGCATCTTCTGATTTAACTTTTTTGCCGTTTTTAGATATTTAAAAACAATTTTAAGGCGTTCCAGTACTTCGGGATCTGTCATTTTCTTGTATGTGGCAATTTTTTTAAATTGACTAATTGTATAATGCAATTTATAGTTCGACTGACTCTTTTCCTGCAAGAAGTTAAGAGGAATTAGCAATGACCCCTTTTAAAGAGCAAGAATTTAACAAAAATTCCAAACTTCGACCGACCAGAGGATCATTCTTTCTTATCAAAGGAGAATTAATCGTTTCAAACCTTTCCTTGGCTAACAAGAAAGTTCAATTGTCTCAAGAAAACTAACAAAGGAAAGATTCGTTACGCACCCTTAGTATACGACAAGAAGCTAAACCGGAAAAAATAAAGAAAACAAGAAGATAAAATTTTGGATATTAAGGATTTCGCAAATGAATAGCTACAAGCTCGAATCTTTGAAATTGAGCATGAAGCTCATTGATCTGAAAACTACAGACGAAAAGCTCCGAACCGATGCTGAGACTATTGACCTCCTTATTACAAGATGTGCACTTCAAGAATATTATTTAGAAAAACGAAATATGTTAAAGGGTTACCATGACTGGCTGGATGACCAGGGGCTTCAAGAATGGGTTTATGATTAAGCAAATCGTAAAAAAGAATGTCCGAGCAAGAATCGATTAACGAAGAAAATTCAACTTTGGACTCAAAAGACATCAAGCGCAAACTCTATAAGCCTGAGCTTATTGAAGCTTGTAAGAAAATTGCGAATTTAAGAAAGCCTATTTCAGATATTGCTCGAATCGTTAAACCATTAGGAATCCCTTATTACACAGTTTATCAAGTCTTTATAGGGCAATCAAACCACCCTGCTGTTTTAGGAATATTGACTAAATTAGGTATTGCCCATAACAGAAAACCAATCCGTGAACGAAGCATCGGGAAGAATAAAGATGAATGAAAAATCAGTTCTGAGATTATTAAAACTTAGAACCAGTAGTTTATCTTATCTAATTCCCTTATTTTATCTATGTCACTATTTTTTAGGAATTGCTGAGGGCCAACTGATGAAACACTTTATGAACGTAAAAGCAGTCGAAATAAACGAGAGCGACTTAGATGAACACGAAAGAATATTAGGAATTAAACTAAGTCAATTAGAACGCGAAGCGATTTTGAAATATTCAGGATACCGAACGGCTCTACGATTTGTTAGTAGTCGAAATATTTTTTTGAAAACTCCTGTCGATTTCGGATCCATTATCCCCGAAAAAGAGTAACCGTTATTATTAATAGTTGCCCTATTCATCTCAATAAGGTGAGAAGTTTAATTTTAGAAATCTTGTTTTATTTGCGACTGGATTGATAATAAATCATACATTCCGTATTTTCTCTTATTGTATTTACGCATGAATCTCGACAACTACCTCTTGGAATGTAGTTAGGTCTTTGTGTAGAAGGAAAACGTTCATTGCAATTTAAAAAACAATTATCTAATTCGCGATAACAAATACGTTGTTTTTCAGAATTTTGATTCGATATTCCTTTTTTTGTAAGCTTATTTATATCGATTCCTCTCGCGTCAGAGTTATATCGCATCCAGCAATTCGAAATAATAAGAATGCAAATCGAAATTAAAAACGATTTCAAATCAATTCTCAACCTAAATTCAAAAAGTTATTGGAGTTGAATCTGAATGTCTGCTGGAGCCGAGGTAATACTGTCCGGATATTGAAAAAGGACTGTGATCGGACCCGAAACCGTATCAGAGAACCAACTTATTTGATTTGCGAAACATTATTGCTACCAAGGGCAATACCTTTAAAAGAAGTTGGAAAACAAGGATCACTACCCTGAACAGCCATAGGAGAAAAGTTAGTTAAACTCGAAGTTGTTGAAGTAAGCGAAATTAATTGATTCGGAACGTAATTATCAATTTTAACGATCGCAATGGAAGTAGCACCTTCGAAATCGAATATCAATGGTTTTATTGTCGTAGTTGCAATGATAGGAGTTTTACAAACTGCTTTTGAGTCTAATGACACTGAAATATCAGTCGGAATTACTTTTGATGTACTTCTTGAAGCGCTCATCACCATCAGGCTACCAGTCAAAGAAACCATCGTTGAATTTATTCTATTGCCACTTGCAAATAAGAATCGATAGCTATTTAAAGATGAAATAGAATAACTTTGAGGCACATCGCAAGGCCCACTGGCTTTATAGAATAGCGGTGCGTATTTACTTGGATCCGATGTCGTCATCTTTAAATTTATCCTGCGACCGAACTCAAGATTCTCTACATAAGCTAATCCACCGACATATTGGTTTGTCAATATTGAATACGGCACAAATCTCAACGGTAGATCGGAAGTTGTTATTTTTGGCGTAGCGCAAGCTGAAGCTATGTTCGAAGTAAAAAGCAGGGCCAATAAAGACGCATTATCATCTCCATTATTTGGTTTGCAATTTTGCAGAGAAAGTCCGATCAAAAGACAGAATATTAAAAGTTTCTTTTTTATTTTCATAAATTCCATTTTTATCATTTTGCTATTCCTTAAATTTATTATATGCTTTCTTGTTTTCATAGTATAAAACAATAATAATTTTAAATGAGATGTGATTATTCATTTTACCTTTAAAAAATTGCAAAGTGCGTATATGCTCTAAATTACAATACTAATTTATTAAAATGATTGTTAAAGATGACAAATATGATTACATTACAGAAAAAGAATAATTCTCGACTTGTCAGAAAAATAAACAATCAGAACACTATTTTTCTGAATAGTTTCGACTCCATTTGCAAACGCTATTAAGTATCGGTTGGATTGTAATAACTCAACATTAGCACTCCCATATCCCTTATACTTAATTTTACTTTTTATTTCATCCATTTTCGATATCGGAATTATTTCCTCCCTTTCAACAGAAAACTGCCCCCTTCCTGGAAATCCTCCAGTAGTAGATTTTATTTTCATTTGATCATATTGAAATCCGATACTCGAAACTGCCTCTTCTCCATTAATTGAAGCTGATTCAATTCTTTGATTTATATTTTCAGAAATTACCATTATCACTAAGGACTTCGGACTCAGTGTGTCTTTAAATTCATTTAGAGAATTTTGTTCAGAAAAGCCATTGTTTTCATCTTCTAAAATCTCTTTCACCTTTTCTTGGTTACGAAGAATATAAAATTTAATTTTGGGAAAATTTAATGATTTTTCATATTGCCCCTTGTTCAATATTTCATAATTATATGATCTAAGTTCCTTTTCGTTTTCCTGTAATACTCTACCATACCCTGCAGGCATACAATCCGATATAATTATTAACGTAATTAACGTTCTAAAATAAAAGATTGTTCTTTTCATTCTCTTTTAAGTCCTTCAAAATAAACTTTAACATTTATGCCCTTTACCGTTGTCTTCAACGTCACAACCGCCTCCGCCAGAACCAGTTGTAATTACTGTTTTGCCAACTTGGAAATAGAAAAATAAAGTCGGACTTCCAATTTCGATTCGGCATCCATTCCATCCATCACATTCAAAGGAAACATCTTGGCTTATATCCATTTTCGCTTGGACAAATAACCCTCTCCCTTTTTCAACAAATGTCGCTCTTTGAATACCCTTGCCAAGGCCACCAGCCGCTTTTTCAATGTCCGACTTTTTATTATCACGATGAATTTTATTTCCAATACCATAGCCTAACATAAAACCTTGTTCAGCAGTTAAACCAAATTGAGGAGCGGCGAGTGCCCCCATCAATCCCCAAGCAAGTGGTGTTGAAATGCGATTTCCGCTTGCGTCACGCAACTTCGCAGGATTTCCATCCACATACATATATCGATTCATTCCGTTAGGCGAATCCGGCATCACCTGACTATCAGCTTGCAAAAACCTTCCCAAAGTCGGTTCGTAATATCTCGCTTTGTAAAAATAGAGCCCTGATTCCTTGTCTTCAATCTGACCCGTGTATTTGTATCTGAAAATATCAGGGCCATATGAGTCATTTCTGTTAATTGATCCGTAAGGCTCGTAAGAAACGTAGCTTACGCCTGGCTCTGGACCTGATGCTGGATTTCCGTATCCATCAGTAATCATTATCACGGATCCTAAATGATCCGGATGATAGAAAAACATTCCGTTGACCGGAGTTCCACCGTTGATTCCTCCACCAGATGTTCCGGAGTTTCCGTTCTGAATACTTGGTACACTTGGATTTACATTTGCGCCCATTGCAAGAACCCAAGGAGGGTCGCCTGATCCATTTCCTCTCGGCAATATCCCGCATCCTGGCAAAGAAGTAATCACAAACATCGCAAGAATCAAAGCGGGAGTTCCCGCTCCTTTCCAAGACAGCTCTTGCAAAAGGGCGTTTCCTCTAAGAAAGTAAGGATAGGCAAGATAAAGGATGCCAAGTAAGATTAGGAAGTAAATTGCATTGTAGAGTTTTGTAGGAACTCCTTCTTGAAAATACGAAGAATATCCTAAGAACGAATAGACTTGTTTTCCAATTCGACTCTTCCAATAGTCTCCACAGTCGATCACAACGTCTTTGCAAAACGGTCTAGTAAGAGTTCCCACGATTGAAGTTGCAACTTGATTTTCTTCTTCTAAGTTTGAGTCTGTGAGTTGCAAAGTGGCATCTTCTCTTGTCCACTGAGCCACAATTTCACCTTCAATTCCTTTTACATAGATTGTATGTTTTTCTGGAAGCCCGGAAGCTCTAACAATCTCGTAACTGTCCCCGAAAGAATACGTCGTTGTCAAAGCCGCATCGGATACAGTCTTAATTCGATTTCCAGTATAATCGTAGTTGTAATTGATTGAAGAAGTTACGCCGTTCGGTGTGATCTCGATTAGTTTTCCAAAACTGTCATAGCGAAGAACGTCTCCATTTCTTGAAACCATATTCCCACTTGCGTCATAAGTGTAGTTCATGGTTCCAGTGCTTGCACTCGTTGCCGCTGTCACTGCGTTTGCGTGGTTTCCGTCTCCGGTAGCTATGTGTGAAATTCCCTTTTTGAAGTAGGTTTCCATTTGCAGAGTAAGAGTAATTCTGTGTTCCGTATTTTCCGGTCGCACTTGTTACCCGGTCTAAGTTGTCTAACGTGAAAGTTTGTGTTCTTCCAGGATTCAACTTGTCATCAATCTTAGTGATGTTTCTTTTCCCGTCGTATGTATATTCCGTATTTCCGATCACGCTTCCATCCGGCTTTTTCGTTACGATCGCGATCGGTTTTCTTTCGATCGGTTCGTAAGCGATTTCCATCGGCAGAATCAATCGTTATATTCGAAACTGTTCCGTTGATCGTTTTAGTTTATTCGGGCGTTGCCGCTTCGCGGCCCAGGCTCTCCGCTTCGGTCAAGTTATTGGTAAATTCATTCTGAAATATAATATCTTCCGAACTTTCAATAACTTGACCACGCATCGATCCTTAACGCAAAGTTCTTTCTTCTATCGGGACAAAATCACACTTCCATCGGAAATCGTTGGCAATGAGCGAATAATATATTCGCTCCGACACACGACTCGTTCTGAGAGATTTTTGGAAGGCCTGAATATCCGGACCTTCCATTTTAGCTTTCACAGAGGAGATACGCTGCAATAATTAATCAAAGCATAATCCACCTCTCCCGAAATCCACATCACTAATTGCGCATTTTTTTGGTGGATTGCAAAATGCAGATTCGACAAGGCGTATATTCAAAATAGTTGAGCCGTAACTATCCCCACATTTAGTATTCAACAATACTTGTCCGATACAATAGTTCACATCTTTGGCACGATAGAACTTAATATCTGTCGGGAAAAGTGGACCTAAAAATCCAAATGGATTTGGCGTAGCAAATCCAATTGGAGTAGGAAACCCGCAAAAATTTAAGATTGATGCTTCGACCATCTTCAGTCTATGTCGATAATCGTCTTCATTTTCAGTGTGGGAGTGATTGCAATTCAATATTGCAATAGTCACTATTAAGTAAATCAGACTTTTAATTTTCACTCTTTTCATTCTCCTTGAAGTTCTTCAGCTTTCTTTTGCAATTTATACAAACGATAAAAGCGTTTGCCTACCACATACGCATAGGAAAGAGCGCCAACATACGGATTAACTACAATTGCGACAGCCGATGCATCTCCAAGCGCCGAATTCATCGCATTAGTAACCTTACCTAATGCAAAATGGGATATGACCGCTCCTTCAACATAATTTGAAACATAATCGGAAGCCAAATCTTGAAAAAAGTTTTGCCACTCTTTATCTTCATCAACCTTTAAGCCCTTCGATTTACTTACCTCAATTTGAATCTTTAAAAAAATAGCACCTTGAATCTTACTATCAATAAAGGCTTTATTACCATATCTCTCGTTAATCTGGTGCTTAACGATTGGTCTTACCCAGCTCCTAACCGACGTTCTTCCTGCAACCCATCTTGATGACTTAGAAATCGCACCATTTACCCCATTTGAAATTCCATGCCCAACTTTATTAATTCCATGTTGCCCAAAGTCCTTCCCCATCGCATGACCGACAATCCGGTTAAACATGTGTATTAACCCAGGAAGACCAACGTGTCCTGACGGATCTCGCAGCTTTGCAGGATTGCCATCGACATACATATAACGGTTCATTCCGTTAGGTGAATCAGGCATAACCTGGCTATCAGCTTGCAAAAACCTTCCCAAAGTCGGTTCATAATATCTTGCTTTGTAAAAATAGAGTCCTGATTCCTTGTCCTCAATCTGCCCGGTGTATTTGTACCGGAAGATATCCGGGCCATACGAGTCATTTCTGTTAATTGATCCATAAGGTTCGTAAGAAACGTAGCTTACGCCTGGCTCTGGTCCCGATGCAGGGTTTCCGTATCCATCTGTAATCATTGTCACTGAGCCTAAATGATCCGGATGATAGAAAAACATTCCATTAACCGGAGCTCCTCCATTGATTCCACCACCGGAAGAACCTGAGTTTCCGTTTTGAATACTTGGAACACTCGGATTCACATTCGCGCCCAAAGCAAGAACCCAAGGGGGATCTCCTGATCCATTTCCTCCCGGCAATATCCCGCATCCTGGCAAAGAAGTAATCACAAACATCGCTAAAATCAAAGCGGGAGTTCCCGCTCCTTTCCAAGACATTTCTTGCAAAAGGGCGTTTCCTCTAAGAAAGTAAGGATAGGCAAGATAAAGGATGCCAAGTAAGATTAGGAAGTAAATTGCGTTGTAGAGTTTTGTAGGAACTCCTTCTTGAAAATAAGAAGAATATCCTAAGAACGAATAAACTTGTTTTCCAATTCGACTCTTCCAATAATCCCCGCAATCGATCTCTACATCTTTGCAAAACGGTTTAGCAAGAGTTCCCACGATTGAAGTTGCAACTTGATTTTCTTTTTCTAAGCTTGAGTCTGTGAGTTGTAAAGTGGCATCTTCTCTTGTCCACTGAGCCACAATTTCTCCCTCGATTCCTTTTACATAGATTGTATGTTTTTCAGGAAGCCCGGAAGCTCTTACAATCTCATAGCTATCACCGAAAGAATACGTCGTTGTCAAAGCCGCATCGGATACAGTCTTAATTCGATTTCCAGAATAATCGTAGTTGTAATTGATTGAAGAAGTTACGCCGTTCGGTGTGATCTCGATCAATTTTCCAAAGCTGTCATAGCGAAGAACGTCTCCATTTCTTGAAACCATATTCCCGCTTGCATCATAAGTGTAGTTCATGGTTCCAGTGCTTGCACTTGTCGCCGCCGTCACTGCGTTTGCGTGGTTTCCGTCTCCGTAGCTATGTGTGAAATTCCCTTTTTGAAGTAGGTTTCCATTTGCAGAGTAAGAGTAATTCTGTGTTCCGTATTTTCCGGTCGCACTTGTTACCCGGTCTAAGTTGTCTAACGTGAAAGTTTGTGTTCTTCCGGGATTTAACTTGTCATCGATCTTCGTGATGTTTCTTTTCCCGTCGTAAGTATATTCCGTATTTCCGATCACGCTCCCGTCAGGCTTTTTCGTTACGATCGCGATCGGTTTTCTTTCGATCGGTTCGTAAGCGATTTCCATCGTCACACCGTTTCCAGTCACCCTTTTGATCGATGGATTTCCATTTGTATCCAAGTATGGTCCTTGGTAGCTAACAACAGAATGTCCTACACTCGTTCCATCGGCAGAATCAATCGTTATATTCGAAACTGTTCCGTTGATCGAATAAAGATTGTGCGTCTTGGTTCCATCGGGAAACGTTTGAGTGAGTGGCCTGCTTAGGGAATCGTAATCCGTTTTGAAGATAGCGATGATATCATCGATGTATTTTTTCTTCTGGATAACTTCCCCTTTCTGGCTATAAGTAAATTCAGTCTTTCCGGTTCCATCGGTAACTTGTGTTACGCGTCCCTTTGAGAATGGCACACTTCCGTCGTCATATACAAACTGAACGGGTGCTTCGGGGCCGTTCGTGCTTTGGGTAAGAATTCTTCCCAAACCGTCATATGTAAAACTGATCGCTTTCCCTCTTGCATCGGTTTGACTTGCGATTCTCCAATTGGAATCATAAGTAAGTGTAATGGTCCCTGAATTTGGATCTTGCGTCGAAACTTTTCTTCCCAAGGAATCATATCCGAAGGTCGTAGTCAATCCTCCAGGATCGGTAACGCTTGCAATCCCTCCAAACGGAGAGTAAGAGTATTGAGTCGTTCTTCCTTGGTTAGTTCGGCTTACTATTTGACCGAGCTCGTTTTTAGTTTCACTCACTGTAGAAGTCAAACCGTCTGGATACAAAGTGGTTTTTGTTTCCGTAAACCCAGAATTCGTAACGTTTGTCTGGATCGTTCCGTTTGCACTCGGTTCTAATATCGTGGTAAGATTTCCATCGGGGTCATTATATTGATATCTTGTTTGTTGCGGAGTCTGGATACTAAGATAGGAATTCGATTGTTGAATCAATTTCCCCTGAGCGTAATCATAGACGCTATCTTGAATTTGATTCACGCCGGAAAGAGACGTATTGCTAATGGAACGAATCGTTTTTCCCATTGGATCCTCAAAGGTCTGGGTTGTACTTGTGTTCCCGCTTACAGAATCGATCACGTTCTTTGTGACGGACTCGTTGTTTGCCAAATTGTTTAGATCAAAAAGACCGGTATTCGTGTATGAATACATTTCATTCGGGCTAGCGTTCCCTGGATACGTAATGCTCAAAATTCTTCCATACGCGTCATACGACATGGAAGTAGTCGCACCGTTCGGATCCGTCTTGGTTAATTCTAAACCAAGCTCTGGATCGTAGACACAAGTTGAACTATGTCCAACAGCATTCGTCTTAGTTACTGGAAACAGATTGAAAGAAGAATCATACACTATCGTACTCACTCCCCCGCTTGGATCCGTTACCGAAGTCACGTTCCCAAAAGAATCATAACCGAAAGTTGAAGTTAAAGGAGACGCACTCGAAGGAAATTGAGTTTGAGTAAGAACCTTGTCCCCGGAATAACTCAGTTGCGAATCTGAAACCCAGGTTCCATCCACATTCTTTCGGCTCCTCAAAACTCTCCCGATTCTCCAGGCCGCAGTATCGTGAGAATACTGAGTCGTGTTTGTAACCGTGTGAGATCCTAACGAATCGGTTTCACTTGTAGCAAAACCGAAAGAATCATACGTGATTGCTTTCGAAGAAGTCGTTACTAAGGATCCATTTTGGTAAAAACTCGAATTTACCGATCCCGCAACCGCAATCTCAGTTCCAAACGGATTCGGAAAACTAAATGAAGAATTGTTCGAAGAACTCAAAAGGTTATTGGATGCGTTGTAACTTCTCGATCCTTGTGGGACTCCAGCTAGCCGATAGTCGTTTTGAATATAATCGGTTATAGAATAAAACCCAGTATCCACGTCGGTTTCTTTCACCGAAGCAAAACCTAAACTTCTCCCAATCCCTCTTGTTCCAAGAAACATACGATCGTTTGAATATTGATAATTGGTTCTTTTGATAATCCCAGCTGAAAGTTCCTGAGTCGTTTGAACTGCGAGATAACTCGGAGAAGTATTCGGAACATTCGGATAGTTTCCGGAACCGGAAACCACGGCACCTGCATGTAAGCTCGCAAGGCCGTATTGAACCAAAGATCTTTGACCACCGGAGTTATTCGAAACTACCTGGAGCATGTCTTCACCGGAATTTCGAGCGGCATTGTATCGATAGGAAACTTGTCCAACTGTTTTGTCAGCGGAAATGTAGGCAACACTGAGATCCGAGATCCCATCGTTATTCATATCTGAAATCCAGATTTGATACGAATCCGATCGTTTAATTCCAGCGGCGTCATTGAATTCATTAAAAGAAAAACTACCAAAGGAATAAGTAGAATTCAGTACAAAACTTCCATCTCCTTTGGAAAGATAGGTTTCGTACTGGTGGTTGCCTAAATTCATCAAAACCAAATCCGGGAAGCCGTCTCCATTCACTTCTCCAAAATTAAACTGAATTAACTTAGTAGGATCTCCTGAATTTAAGGAAGAATAGATCGGACTTGTAAAACCGTTTCCAGTAAAAAGAGAAACAACTGCTTGTGTTCCCGAAAATGTAACCAGGTCAAGATTTCCGTCTCCATTTGCGTCAGTAAGCGTGCTCTTAAAAGGATCAACTGGGCCACTGATCGGGTAACTTCTCACTTGGGAGGTTCCATTGCTCGTGTTAAAAGATCTTATCTGTATTGAATACGTTGCATTTCCACCAGTTCCGGCGGCAAGGATTGTTCCGATCTGAGTAGATATAGTCTGACTTTGTTGAGCTAAGGGACCAATTTCATTGGCTACTATGTTTTGAAGGTCATTCGTAAGACTTGCGGCATTTGCGGGAGTCAGAGTCGTTCCTCCACTGGAACCTTGTAAGGCCACAACGGTTAAAATACAACCTAAGCCGCAATGAATATTAAAATAATCGATTAAATACTGAAACTCAGTTGGATTGATAGAAGCCGCATTCCCGGAAGCAATCAAATCAACCACATCCTGCGCTCTTTGATTTTGTTGTTGAAGTATATTCATCTGATTGTTCAGAGCATCTCTTTGTCCACTCAGTCCGATTAAAACGGAATTGTCAAAGGACTGCACCAACTGAACGTGATCTGCTTTCCCATCCCCCGTCATATCAATCATCGCATTGATAAAAGAATCAGAAAAGCCTCCGATCGAAATCGGATTATCAAAGAATGTTTTGCGGTTGATATAGACTTGAAAAGAGCCTCCGGAGTAGTGAATAAAATCCACCAGATTATCGCCGTTTAAATCAGCGAAGTAATCTTTTAAGGCTCTGTCATTTGTTACAGGCGTTGGGTTCTGAGGCGAGTATTGGTATTGATATTCGTAAGGGCTAAAAATCGTCATATTGCGAACAGCCCCATCCATGTTGACGTTCCCAAATTGAGTCGGAGAAGAAAAAGAAGTACCATTCGAATAAATGACCCAAAGACTTCCGTTGTATTCGTATGCGAAATCGGTTTTAGAGTCCCCGTTTAAATCGACTGCTTGATAGAATGTATTGTAAAAGATAGGAAGGCTTGCACTATCCGCAAATGGAAAGGATGACCCGTTGTTTTGAATTATATTCCCAGAAAGATGAATGCTTCCGTTATTTTGATCTCCGTTTAGCGTTGCAAAGTCGCTGATACCGTCCCCGTTTACATCCATCGACACCCACGCAACAAGTGCAGTATCAATTCCGTTCAAACAACCATTCACTCCACCCCAACCCTGGAATGCCGCACAATTGGTTGCAACATAGTTAAAGAATGCGGGATTGCCTCCCGTACACATCGGAATGATTGCACACAAACAAGAAGCAAGGCCCGCGTTACATGCGTTCCGATCTGGCACCGGCATCTTAACGATGAATTGCATAGCAAGATCCACGTTGGAATCTAAGAATGAAGGATGATACGGAAGCTCTTGGTTGAAAAATACGTTCGCTATATCTAACAAGAAGTCAGGAACGAACACCGCCATTGTTCCCGTATTCGAGCGATTAGCAGTTCCGACTCCGACTATCGAAAATTGACCCGCGTGATCGGAATATGAAAAGGTAAGATCATCATAATTTTCCACTCCGAAGTTGTTACTTCCGGACCGTTTCAAGGATTGCAAAATAGAACGCCCAGTCACGGGACCGGTCGTATAGTCCAAATCGTATTTTCGAAATGAGCTTCCGGAAATAAAGATTTCGATTGTATCGAGTCTCTTTTGCGTTTTTACGATCGAACCTTGTGAGTAACTTGGAAACTTGTCGTTTCGATTTTCATACGAAAATTGAATTTGGCGATCATTGTAAGAAATTGTAGAAGGATAATAATCCCCATTTGTATTGTCCATCGGAGTATAGGTTACATTGTAGCCATTGCCAAAAGAATCCTCTTCCCGACTCAGTGCCCATTCCCGAATTGAACCAGCCGTTCTTCCGATCGCTCCGATTCTTGAATCCGGAGTTCCACCGAAAGTGAACTTTTTTCCATCCTTGTCGGTCGCAACCCAAGAACAAGGCCCGTCTCCGCAGGTTCCTTGAGGAACAAACAAAATCCAGGACTCTTTCCTAGAATGAAAGGCTGAACGATTCCCACTAACATCGATTAGCTCCCCCGCAAGCGAAGAAGAATAGGAATCGGTTCCGTTATACGAAATTCCGTAAGACGGATTCCTTGAAATTGTATGAATTCCTGATAGATCCCATCCAACCCCTAAAACTCCATTTCCACCTCTTGAGTTGTAAGAAAGAGCGAGAGACGGAATCACACCTTTCGTTCCTTGCGGAACATCAATCGGAATCGAAGTTGAAGCAGAACCGTCGTGATTCGCTTCAATGACTGGAAGCTTTTGAGGGATACCGGTCGTGACAGCTGCGGCCATCGAGCTAAAAAAATTTCGAACTGTTCGAACTACTGAAAAATTAAGAACAAAAAGTATAACAAAGCTTAAAGTAAAAATGCGAAGTCCGCGTGATTTCATCCAAAAACTCCCGTTCTATCTGTATCAAAGCAACAATGTAACTAAGAATTCCGAAAAACAGAAATGCCTAGTCAATGCTACCATTTTGACACTTTTAAAAACTTACGACGGACTAGAAAATATTTTTTGTCTTTTTTACATTCCTAGAAAGTTTTGAATTATAATAAACATTATAATAAGGAACCAACGACAATTCTTAGTATAATGTTTTTCTATGATATTTATTATAATAAGATTTTCTCTTTTGAAACAAAATCTTAATTTCATTTACAAAAAAGATGCACTTCCGACTTGCTGATCGAAGAAATAAATTGGCAAAGGCACAGTGAAAACAATCAGATACGTTATTGTCTCTTTAATATTACTTTCAACTCCCCTACTCTCTTCCGAATTACTCCTCAAATCAGGTGATGCGTTCTTAGTAGATGAGATCAATGAAAGCGCGGATACCGTTAGTCTTCGTTGGAAAGGAAGATTGTATCGAATCCCTAAGTCTGAGATCCAAAGAATTGATTACGCAAGAAAAGGCCCTGAATCCTCGTATCAATACTCAGAGTTTCAACTAACGGATGGAAGCTCTGTTCGAGGGATCATCGTAGAACGAAAGAAAGACAAGATTACTTTTAAAACCGAACTAGGTTTTGTAGAAATCGACAAAGCAAAGATTCAAAATTCAAATTCGAAATCTTTAGAGAGCGACAACGAAAGTCCGGATTTGCCTGATAAATATCTTTCTGGAAGATCGGGAGAGAATCAGCTCTTTGTGGGTGGTAGTCTCTTTGCACAAG from Leptospira stimsonii harbors:
- a CDS encoding RHS repeat-associated core domain-containing protein, translated to MKSRGLRIFTLSFVILFVLNFSVVRTVRNFFSSMAAAVTTGIPQKLPVIEANHDGSASTSIPIDVPQGTKGVIPSLALSYNSRGGNGVLGVGWDLSGIHTISRNPSYGISYNGTDSYSSSLAGELIDVSGNRSAFHSRKESWILFVPQGTCGDGPCSWVATDKDGKKFTFGGTPDSRIGAIGRTAGSIREWALSREEDSFGNGYNVTYTPMDNTNGDYYPSTISYNDRQIQFSYENRNDKFPSYSQGSIVKTQKRLDTIEIFISGSSFRKYDLDYTTGPVTGRSILQSLKRSGSNNFGVENYDDLTFSYSDHAGQFSIVGVGTANRSNTGTMAVFVPDFLLDIANVFFNQELPYHPSFLDSNVDLAMQFIVKMPVPDRNACNAGLASCLCAIIPMCTGGNPAFFNYVATNCAAFQGWGGVNGCLNGIDTALVAWVSMDVNGDGISDFATLNGDQNNGSIHLSGNIIQNNGSSFPFADSASLPIFYNTFYQAVDLNGDSKTDFAYEYNGSLWVIYSNGTSFSSPTQFGNVNMDGAVRNMTIFSPYEYQYQYSPQNPTPVTNDRALKDYFADLNGDNLVDFIHYSGGSFQVYINRKTFFDNPISIGGFSDSFINAMIDMTGDGKADHVQLVQSFDNSVLIGLSGQRDALNNQMNILQQQNQRAQDVVDLIASGNAASINPTEFQYLIDYFNIHCGLGCILTVVALQGSSGGTTLTPANAASLTNDLQNIVANEIGPLAQQSQTISTQIGTILAAGTGGNATYSIQIRSFNTSNGTSQVRSYPISGPVDPFKSTLTDANGDGNLDLVTFSGTQAVVSLFTGNGFTSPIYSSLNSGDPTKLIQFNFGEVNGDGFPDLVLMNLGNHQYETYLSKGDGSFVLNSTYSFGSFSFNEFNDAAGIKRSDSYQIWISDMNNDGISDLSVAYISADKTVGQVSYRYNAARNSGEDMLQVVSNNSGGQRSLVQYGLASLHAGAVVSGSGNYPNVPNTSPSYLAVQTTQELSAGIIKRTNYQYSNDRMFLGTRGIGRSLGFASVKETDVDTGFYSITDYIQNDYRLAGVPQGSRSYNASNNLLSSSNNSSFSFPNPFGTEIAVAGSVNSSFYQNGSLVTTSSKAITYDSFGFATSETDSLGSHTVTNTTQYSHDTAAWRIGRVLRSRKNVDGTWVSDSQLSYSGDKVLTQTQFPSSASPLTSTFGYDSFGNVTSVTDPSGGVSTIVYDSSFNLFPVTKTNAVGHSSTCVYDPELGLELTKTDPNGATTSMSYDAYGRILSITYPGNASPNEMYSYTNTGLFDLNNLANNESVTKNVIDSVSGNTSTTQTFEDPMGKTIRSISNTSLSGVNQIQDSVYDYAQGKLIQQSNSYLSIQTPQQTRYQYNDPDGNLTTILEPSANGTIQTNVTNSGFTETKTTLYPDGLTSTVSETKNELGQIVSRTNQGRTTQYSYSPFGGIASVTDPGGLTTTFGYDSLGRKVSTQDPNSGTITLTYDSNWRIASQTDARGKAISFTYDGLGRILTQSTNGPEAPVQFVYDDGSVPFSKGRVTQVTDGTGKTEFTYSQKGEVIQKKKYIDDIIAIFKTDYDSLSRPLTQTFPDGTKTHNLYSINGTVSNITIDSADGTSVGHSVVSYQGPYLDTNGNPSIKRVTGNGVTMEIAYEPIERKPIAIVTKKPDGSVIGNTEYTYDGKRNITKIDDKLNPGRTQTFTLDNLDRVTSATGKYGTQNYSYSANGNLLQKGNFTHSYGDGNHANAVTAATSASTGTMNYTYDASGNMVSRNGDVLRYDSFGKLIEITPNGVTSSINYNYDYSGNRIKTVSDAALTTTYSFGDSYEIVRASGLPEKHTIYVKGIEGEIVAQWTREDATLQLTDSSLEKENQVATSIVGTLAKPFCKDVEIDCGDYWKSRIGKQVYSFLGYSSYFQEGVPTKLYNAIYFLILLGILYLAYPYFLRGNALLQEMSWKGAGTPALILAMFVITSLPGCGILPGGNGSGDPPWVLALGANVNPSVPSIQNGNSGSSGGGINGGAPVNGMFFYHPDHLGSVTMITDGYGNPASGPEPGVSYVSYEPYGSINRNDSYGPDIFRYKYTGQIEDKESGLYFYKARYYEPTLGRFLQADSQVMPDSPNGMNRYMYVDGNPAKLRDPSGHVGLPGLIHMFNRIVGHAMGKDFGQHGINKVGHGISNGVNGAISKSSRWVAGRTSVRSWVRPIVKHQINERYGNKAFIDSKIQGAIFLKIQIEVSKSKGLKVDEDKEWQNFFQDLASDYVSNYVEGAVISHFALGKVTNAMNSALGDASAVAIVVNPYVGALSYAYVVGKRFYRLYKLQKKAEELQGE